In Micropterus dolomieu isolate WLL.071019.BEF.003 ecotype Adirondacks unplaced genomic scaffold, ASM2129224v1 contig_9844, whole genome shotgun sequence, one DNA window encodes the following:
- the LOC123965487 gene encoding trace amine-associated receptor 13c-like, which produces MEVDDGAELCFPQFLNTSCRKSTLPQSEAVFLHTLVFSISVLTVALNLLVIISVSHFRQLHTPTNILLLSLAVSDFLVGLLLMPVEILRKTSCWFLGDLVCSLYVSVSYIIPSTSVGNMVLISLDRYVAICHPLHYTTRITVRRVKLCVFLCWFCSVFYSSVVLKDDLTQPGRYNSCYGECVVVIDHIAEAVDLALTFIVPVSLIVVLYMGVFVVAVSQARAMRSHITAVTLQRSVTLIAKKSELKAARTLGVLVVVFLICFCPYYGVSLAGGSLINTSSVNFVIYLCYFNSCLNPVIYTMFYPWFRKSVKVTVTLQILQPGSFETNIL; this is translated from the exons ATGGAGGTTGATGACGGAGCAGAGCTCTGCTTTCCACAATTCCTCAACACCTCCTGCAGGAAGTCGACACTTCCTCAGTCCGAAGCTGTATTTCTGCACACTCTTGTGTTCTCCATCTCTGTGCTCACTGTGGCTCTCAACCTGCTTGTCATCATCTCAGTCTCCCACTTCAG GCAGCTCCACACACCCAccaacatcctcctcctctctctggctgtctCAGACTTTCTCGTGGGCCTCCTGCTGATGCCGGTAGAAATCCTCCGAAAAACATCCTGCTGGTTTCTTGGTGACCTTGTGTGTTCTTTGTATGTCAGTGTATCATACATTATTCCCTCTACCTCTGTAGGAAACATGGTGCTCATCTCACTCGACCGATATGTTGCTATTTGTCACCCTCTGCATTATACCACCAGAATCACTGTAAGAAGAGTtaaactctgtgtttttctgtgttggttctgttctgttttctacAGCAGTGTAGTTCTAAAAGATGACCTGACTCAACCAGGCAGGTATAATTCCTGCTACGGAGAGTGTGTTGTTGTAATTGACCATATCGCAGAAGCAGTTGACCTTGCTTTGACCTTTATTGTTCCAGTTTCTCTCATTGTAGTTCTGTATATGGGAGTGTTTGTAGTGGCTGTGTCTCAGGCTCGTGCCATGCGCTCTCACATTACAGCTGTCACACTCCAACGTTCAGTGACTCTAATAGCAAAGAAATCTGAGCTGAAAGCAGCCAGGACTCTTGGTGTTCTTGTAGTTGTGTTCCTAATATGTTTCTGCCCATATTATGGTGTGTCTCTTGCAGGGGGCAGCTTAATTAATACATCGTCTGTAAACTTTGTGATATATCTGTGTTATTTTAACTCATGTCTAAACCCTGTGATTTATACCATGTTCTACCCCTGGTTTAGAAAATCAGTTAAAGTCACTGTTACTCTTCAGATTCTGCAGCCTGGCTCCTTTGAGACCAACATACTGTAG